The genomic segment TGACCACCACCCTCCCCGCCCCGCCCGCGCCCGTCGCCGCGCCTCCCCGCGCGACCCCGGCGCAGAACCTCGTCACGCTGGGGCTGGGGTGGTGGCTGACCACGGGCATCTTCGTGGACGGCTGGGCGCACAACCGATACGGCGAGAGCCTGGAGACCTTCTTCACGCCCTGGCATGCGCTGTTCTATTCGGGCTTCTTGGCGGTGGCGGCGTGGGTGCTGTGGCTGGGGTACCGGGGCTGGCGGTCGGGGCGGCGGGGCCTCGCGGCCTTTCCGGAGGGGTACGCCCTCGCCGCGCTGGGGGTGCCGATCTTCGGGCTGGGCGGGCTGGGGGACATGACCTGGCACACCGTCTTCGGGATCGAGGTCGGTATCGAGGCGCTGCTCTCGCCCACCCACCTGCTGCTGTTCGCGGGCGCCTCGTCCATCTTGGCGGCCCCGCTGGTGAGCAGTTGGCGGGTGCCCACGCCCCGCGCGGCCCCGGCGGGGGTGGTGTGGCCCGCCGTGCTGTCGGCCACGGCGCTGCTGAGCTTCACGTCCTTTATGCACATGTACCTGTGGGGCCTGCTGGCCGCTCCGCAGGGCCTGGGCTACGTGCAGACGCGCGGGGAGCTGGGCAGCATCCTGCTCACCGCGCTGATCCTGGCTGCGCCCCCCCTTCTGCTGCTGCGGCGCTTCCGGCTGCCTTTCGGGGCCATGACCCTGATGTATGGGCTGAACACCCTGCTGATGACCCTGATGCTGGTGCCCGGCGAGTGGCGCGTGCCCCTGCTGATGCTCGCCGCCGGGCTGGTGGCCGACGCGGGGCTGCTGCTGCTGAACCCGTCCCCGGCGCGGCCCTGGGCGCTGCGGGCCTTCGCCTTCCTGTTGCCGCTCGCCGTGTGGGTGCCGTATCTGGGCGGGCTGGCGCTGCTGGGCCTGACCAACCTCAGCCTGGAGCTGTGGCTGGGCGTCGCGGTCATGGCCGGGCTGGGCGGCGTGGGGCTGAGTGCGCTGGTGGTGCCGCCACCCGTGCCCGCCGAAGCGGGCGGCTGATAGCCTCCCCCCATGACCCCCCGCACGCCCGAGGAAGTCCGGGCCTTTTTCGACGCCCACCGCACCGTTCGCCAGTACGTCACCGGGGAGGACGGCTCGCCCCTCCCCATGCCACCCGAGCATCTGGACGTGCTGCTCCACGCCGCGCAGCGTGCCCCGACCGACGCGACGGCGCAGCTCTACTCCTTCATCCGCCTCGTTTCGCCGGAGGTCCGGGCGCGGGTGGCCGAGCTGACCACGAACGCGCATGTGCAGACGGCCTCTGAAGCCTTCGTAATCTGCCTGGACGTGCGGCGGGTGGGCCAGTTCCTACGAGTCGCCGGGCACGAGGTCGGGCACTGGCCTGCCATCGGGGTGCATTTCGGCCTCGGGGACGCGGTAATGGCGGGGCAGAATCTGCTGACCGCCGCTGAGCTGCTGGGCTATCAGGGCTGCTGGATCGGTGGGGTGATGAATGGGTTGGAGGGGCTGCTGGACGTGCTGGAGCTGCCCGAAGGGGTGTTGCCCTTCGCTGCCCTCA from the Deinococcus sp. NW-56 genome contains:
- a CDS encoding nitroreductase family protein, with the translated sequence MTPRTPEEVRAFFDAHRTVRQYVTGEDGSPLPMPPEHLDVLLHAAQRAPTDATAQLYSFIRLVSPEVRARVAELTTNAHVQTASEAFVICLDVRRVGQFLRVAGHEVGHWPAIGVHFGLGDAVMAGQNLLTAAELLGYQGCWIGGVMNGLEGLLDVLELPEGVLPFAALTVGLPAETPSQRPRVPRSLVVHEDRYRDGTDEELRQAIEVMNPIAARRDQPGDWARLLRAYWAPGGGMEKREPHLIAALRRQGLWAGEEAEATVPPAEAAPAREG